One window of Coriobacteriia bacterium genomic DNA carries:
- a CDS encoding FAD-binding protein, whose protein sequence is MEAKDNAGLSRRDFLRGAALGSAAVVGANMLGGCAPAPATVPSPTFPDTGKTTDPGVYPFETPPTPIPESAIVQTIATDVLVVGFGSAGITAALSAAETGAHVAVMQKAGTFFAQGSWIGGLGSKLQIAKGYNPDILPILIELQNASANKADFGLIKLWGYNSGKVIDWMTAYSDAAKLPVEWAGDVQMADPLNRQYPTLHVWQGWLQALMKVLVDNCLKKNVDIHYNMPALQLIQKDGRVVGAIGKNADGKYVRISAAKGVVLATGDYGNDTDMVAKYCPAVAGAANYYRPAYNTGDGQKMAMWVGAKVMQWQHAPMLGYTAVDQSSGDFPFSGSPWLTVNTRGERYCNEDSAYHAAFHADLRQPAQTKFQICDSTWPTQWSAFGKSWTRLPILPGELLSTSQAAAADVWSTGIKRGAVIQGATLEELAGKISVPGKTLAATVARYNELVKAGRDDDFGKNPAYLKASAIAQAPFYAIPRHPGLLTVPGGGVWVNTKLQVLDKNDAPIPGLYAAGNTAGGFYGNDYTQLIPGGSLGRATTFGYLAGKAAAE, encoded by the coding sequence ATGGAAGCCAAAGACAACGCGGGCCTGTCGAGAAGGGACTTCCTTCGTGGAGCCGCCCTAGGCTCGGCTGCGGTCGTCGGCGCGAACATGCTCGGCGGCTGCGCACCTGCGCCCGCCACGGTGCCCTCTCCCACGTTCCCCGACACCGGCAAGACGACCGATCCCGGCGTCTACCCGTTCGAGACCCCACCGACGCCCATTCCGGAATCCGCGATTGTGCAGACGATAGCCACCGATGTCTTGGTGGTCGGGTTTGGCTCGGCGGGAATCACCGCCGCTCTCTCGGCTGCCGAGACCGGGGCCCACGTCGCAGTCATGCAGAAGGCGGGCACCTTCTTCGCACAAGGCTCATGGATCGGCGGTCTGGGCAGCAAGTTGCAGATCGCGAAGGGGTACAACCCCGACATCCTGCCGATACTCATCGAACTTCAGAACGCCTCCGCCAACAAAGCCGACTTCGGCCTCATCAAGCTGTGGGGCTACAACAGCGGCAAGGTCATCGACTGGATGACAGCCTACTCAGACGCGGCCAAGCTGCCCGTGGAGTGGGCGGGCGACGTGCAGATGGCTGATCCGCTCAACCGCCAGTACCCGACGCTTCACGTGTGGCAGGGCTGGCTGCAGGCTCTCATGAAGGTTCTCGTGGACAACTGCCTGAAGAAGAACGTCGACATCCACTACAACATGCCCGCCCTGCAGCTCATCCAGAAGGACGGCCGAGTGGTCGGGGCGATCGGTAAGAACGCCGACGGGAAGTACGTTCGAATTAGCGCAGCCAAGGGCGTCGTCCTAGCGACTGGGGACTACGGCAACGACACGGACATGGTTGCCAAGTACTGCCCTGCGGTGGCGGGCGCTGCAAACTACTACCGGCCGGCGTATAACACGGGTGACGGCCAGAAGATGGCGATGTGGGTTGGCGCGAAGGTCATGCAGTGGCAGCACGCGCCGATGCTCGGCTACACCGCGGTCGATCAATCAAGCGGAGACTTCCCGTTTTCGGGATCACCGTGGCTTACGGTAAACACTCGTGGCGAGCGGTACTGCAACGAAGACTCCGCGTACCATGCAGCGTTCCATGCCGATCTGCGGCAACCCGCACAGACCAAGTTCCAGATCTGCGATTCGACCTGGCCGACACAGTGGTCAGCATTCGGCAAGAGCTGGACGCGACTGCCGATCCTGCCCGGGGAACTGCTCTCGACTTCCCAAGCGGCAGCTGCCGACGTGTGGTCGACGGGCATCAAGCGCGGTGCCGTCATCCAGGGTGCGACGCTCGAGGAGCTCGCCGGCAAGATCAGCGTCCCCGGGAAGACGTTGGCTGCAACCGTCGCCCGCTACAATGAGCTGGTCAAGGCCGGACGCGATGACGACTTCGGCAAAAACCCCGCATACCTCAAGGCGTCGGCCATAGCACAGGCGCCGTTCTATGCGATCCCCAGGCATCCAGGGCTCCTGACCGTGCCCGGCGGTGGCGTGTGGGTCAATACAAAGCTGCAGGTTCTCGACAAGAACGACGCGCCCATTCCGGGCCTCTACGCAGCCGGCAACACGGCAGGCGGCTTCTACGGCAACGACTACACGCAACTCATCCCCGGGGGGAGCCTCGGCCGTGCGACCACGTTCGGCTATCTTGCGGGCAAGGCCGCTGCCGAGTAG
- the pknB gene encoding Stk1 family PASTA domain-containing Ser/Thr kinase codes for MEDLIFGRRYRVTEKIGTGGMADVYKAVDEVLGRTVAIKVMHPQFAADPAFAARFRQEAQAAANLVSPYIVNMYDWGQDGNTYYIVMEYVRGNDLKSLIQQRGALSAEKVADIGAQVCAALAVAHGYDIIHRDIKPHNIMVQPDGTVKVMDFGIARAGNSTMTQTGSVLGTAHYVSPEQAQGKELRGTSDLYSLGVALYEAATGKVPFDADTPVAVALKQVNEQPRPLRAINPNVDAGLEAVILKAMQKNPALRYNSADQMRRDLLQVAAGRVLLSAAAEAKPVVSASEQTSVMPPVGGAVGYSAPRNRTAPPKKRPAWPWIIAAVAVVLIAGLGTSWALQIGPFAPKTILLPNVIGQSQADAQNLLIQQGFPVTVTSEYSNDQTAGLVAAQTPSAGAKVKKGTEIKLVISKGPDLINVPNVVGFTEKAALETLKSAGFIPQALPGEFNKDVALGNVIRQQPGANTKAARGSVVNYVVSQGTELVQVPGVTNQAEAAATAALQKVGFVVLSKTDFSETVAKGLVISQDPQGGVSVAKGSTVTITVSKGTAFVAIPDVIGQKEAAATTTLKNAGFKVTVVYELHSNSGNVIDMSPKPPATGKAGDIIVITVDAKSTP; via the coding sequence GTGGAAGACCTGATATTTGGCCGCAGATACCGTGTGACCGAGAAGATCGGCACCGGCGGCATGGCGGACGTATACAAGGCCGTCGACGAAGTACTCGGACGCACCGTCGCCATCAAGGTGATGCATCCGCAGTTCGCAGCGGACCCCGCATTCGCCGCCCGCTTCCGCCAGGAGGCTCAGGCTGCCGCGAACCTCGTCAGTCCCTACATCGTCAACATGTACGACTGGGGCCAGGACGGTAACACCTACTACATCGTCATGGAGTACGTGCGCGGCAACGACCTCAAGTCGCTCATCCAGCAGAGAGGCGCACTGTCCGCCGAGAAGGTCGCCGACATCGGCGCCCAGGTGTGCGCTGCGCTCGCTGTCGCCCACGGCTACGACATCATTCATCGCGACATCAAGCCTCACAACATCATGGTGCAGCCCGATGGCACCGTGAAGGTCATGGACTTCGGCATCGCGCGCGCCGGAAATTCGACGATGACGCAGACCGGCTCCGTGCTCGGCACGGCGCACTACGTGTCGCCCGAGCAGGCGCAGGGCAAGGAGCTGCGTGGCACGAGCGACCTGTATTCGCTCGGCGTGGCGCTCTATGAGGCAGCGACCGGGAAGGTTCCCTTCGACGCCGATACCCCCGTCGCAGTCGCGCTCAAGCAAGTGAACGAGCAGCCTCGGCCGCTGCGCGCCATCAACCCCAACGTCGATGCCGGCCTCGAAGCCGTGATCCTGAAAGCGATGCAGAAGAATCCGGCCTTGCGCTACAACTCGGCCGACCAGATGCGCCGAGACTTGCTCCAAGTGGCAGCGGGCCGCGTCCTGTTGAGCGCCGCCGCCGAGGCCAAGCCCGTGGTTTCTGCTTCCGAGCAGACCTCCGTCATGCCTCCCGTGGGCGGAGCTGTCGGCTATAGTGCGCCCCGGAACCGAACGGCACCACCGAAGAAGCGTCCGGCGTGGCCTTGGATTATCGCAGCGGTGGCGGTGGTTCTGATCGCAGGGCTCGGGACATCATGGGCTCTGCAGATAGGACCCTTCGCGCCCAAGACGATCTTGCTTCCCAACGTGATCGGCCAGAGTCAGGCTGACGCACAGAACCTCCTTATCCAGCAAGGGTTCCCGGTCACCGTGACCTCCGAGTACAGCAACGACCAGACAGCCGGATTGGTTGCCGCCCAGACTCCATCGGCCGGCGCCAAGGTCAAGAAGGGTACGGAGATCAAGCTGGTCATCAGCAAGGGACCCGATCTGATCAACGTTCCCAACGTCGTCGGCTTCACTGAGAAGGCGGCGCTCGAGACCCTCAAGTCTGCCGGCTTCATTCCGCAGGCGCTTCCGGGCGAGTTCAACAAGGACGTCGCGCTGGGAAACGTCATTCGGCAGCAGCCCGGAGCAAATACCAAGGCAGCCAGGGGCTCGGTGGTCAACTACGTGGTCTCGCAGGGAACGGAGCTTGTGCAAGTACCCGGAGTGACCAATCAGGCTGAGGCGGCGGCGACCGCCGCGCTCCAGAAGGTTGGTTTCGTCGTCCTCTCGAAGACTGACTTCAGCGAGACTGTGGCAAAGGGCCTCGTCATCAGCCAGGATCCTCAAGGTGGAGTCTCGGTGGCGAAGGGTTCGACCGTCACCATCACGGTCTCGAAGGGAACGGCTTTCGTCGCGATACCGGATGTCATCGGCCAGAAGGAAGCTGCAGCAACCACGACGTTGAAGAACGCCGGGTTCAAGGTGACGGTAGTCTACGAGCTGCACAGCAACTCCGGCAACGTCATCGACATGAGCCCCAAGCCTCCCGCGACGGGCAAGGCCGGAGACATCATCGTGATAACGGTTGACGCGAAGTCGACCCCCTAG